In Nocardia yunnanensis, one DNA window encodes the following:
- a CDS encoding DUF1990 family protein yields MHQQPAVPFSYADVGATAGEFPPGYDHFRLRRRIGSGRDLFEQAGEQIRVYRMQRGTGIFQQATTPVAEPGTELTVRLGLGPLGIEAPCRVVYVLDEPNRRGFAYGTLPGHPESGEELFAVEYDPTDDAVYALVSAFSRPATWYVRLTAPAVRLIQRWFATRYINTLRPH; encoded by the coding sequence ATGCACCAGCAGCCCGCCGTCCCCTTCAGCTACGCCGACGTCGGCGCGACCGCGGGCGAATTCCCGCCCGGCTACGACCATTTCCGGCTGCGCCGCCGCATCGGCTCCGGCCGCGATCTCTTCGAGCAGGCGGGCGAGCAGATCCGCGTCTACCGCATGCAGCGCGGCACCGGCATCTTCCAGCAGGCCACCACCCCCGTCGCCGAGCCCGGCACCGAACTCACCGTCCGCCTCGGCCTGGGCCCCCTCGGCATCGAAGCCCCCTGCCGAGTCGTCTACGTCCTCGACGAGCCCAACCGCCGCGGCTTCGCCTACGGCACCCTCCCCGGCCACCCCGAAAGCGGCGAAGAACTCTTCGCCGTCGAATACGACCCCACCGACGACGCGGTCTACGCCCTCGTCTCCGCCTTCTCCCGCCCCGCCACCTGGTACGTCCGCCTCACCGCCCCAGCCGTCCGCCTCATCCAACGCTGGTTCGCCACCCGCTACATCAACACCCTCCGCCCCCACTGA
- a CDS encoding M23 family metallopeptidase, which translates to MRPNPTSIFPATALAILCPAVLAAPGAAAPAGEFAWPLQPRPAVVRAFDKPEHDWLPGHRGVDLAGGSGQSVLAAGDGVVVFAGTVAGKPVVSVDHPGGLRTTYEPVAAAVPVGRRVIRGSPLGVLEPGHQPCSPCLHWGVRRDREYLDPLALVHHTPVRLKPLTQEPAHA; encoded by the coding sequence CCCGAATCCGACGAGCATTTTCCCTGCGACAGCTCTCGCGATACTGTGCCCGGCCGTCCTGGCGGCGCCGGGTGCGGCCGCGCCCGCCGGCGAATTCGCGTGGCCGCTACAGCCGCGCCCGGCTGTGGTGCGGGCCTTCGACAAGCCCGAACACGATTGGCTGCCAGGGCATCGCGGGGTGGATCTGGCGGGTGGGTCCGGTCAGTCGGTGCTGGCGGCGGGTGACGGGGTGGTCGTCTTCGCGGGGACCGTCGCCGGTAAGCCGGTCGTCTCGGTCGACCATCCGGGTGGGCTGCGCACGACCTACGAACCGGTCGCCGCGGCGGTCCCGGTGGGGCGCAGGGTGATTCGCGGGTCGCCGCTGGGCGTCCTGGAACCCGGCCACCAGCCCTGCTCCCCCTGCCTGCACTGGGGTGTCCGCCGCGACCGCGAATACCTCGACCCGCTGGCGCTCGTGCACCACACGCCCGTGCGCCTCAAACCCCTCACCCAGGAGCCCGCTCATGCGTGA